A stretch of Pygocentrus nattereri isolate fPygNat1 chromosome 8, fPygNat1.pri, whole genome shotgun sequence DNA encodes these proteins:
- the ccdc85b gene encoding coiled-coil domain-containing protein 85B, translated as MGSDGEILNRELAKLSDEDLLSCSKEELINRLRKEESDKMSALIQRGRLIKEVNKQLQGHLLEIRELKAINQRLQEENQELRDLCCFLDDDRLKVKKLAREWQLFGHHAAKVMREDLGGYLKKLADLERMQDGLVKENLDLKELCLVLEEECVSRSDSSPGGSTELNLPCMVARDLGDGSSSTGSVGSPDQLHLVCSPDD; from the coding sequence ATGGGGAGCGACGGTGAAATTCTGAACCGAGAGTTAGCAAAGTTATCTGATGAGGATTTGCTGTCTTGCTCTAAAGAAGAGCTCATAAACAGGCTACGGAAAGAGGAATCAGACAAGATGTCAGCGCTCATACAGCGTGGTCGCCTCATTAAAGAAGTGAACAAACAGCTTCAGGGACATCTGCTTGAAATCAGGGAGCTCAAAGCCATCAACCAGCGGCTTCAAGAGGAGAACCAAGAGCTGCGGGATCTGTGCTGCTTTCTGGATGATGACCGGCTGAAGGTGAAGAAGCTGGCCAGAGAGTGGCAGCTGTTTGGCCACCATGCCGCCAAGGTGATGAGGGAGGACCTGGGCGGCTACCTGAAGAAGCTGGCCGACCTGGAGCGAATGCAGGACGGCTTAGTGAAGGAGAACTTGGATCTGAAGGAACTGTGCCTGGTGCTGGAGGAGGAGTGCGTGAGCAGGAGCGATTCTAGCCCAGGCGGGTCAACGGAGCTCAACCTCCCCTGCATGGTGGCCCGGGACCTGGGGGATGGCAGCTCAAGCACGGGGAGCGTGGGTAGTCCGGACCAGCTCCACCTGGTGTGCTCACCAGATGACTGA
- the fosl1a gene encoding fos-related antigen 1a: protein MYPNYRGLGRGTNQNFSGSSSGSSSANVTLTTSTNTTQLQEPKYSVAGSSQFVPSLNAITSNQDLQWLVQPSLLPTPGPSRPIRHPYPLPPRIGSMNPHPTQPHLLRPGVIRAIPGPGTSTRRRNDEHLSPEELERRRIRRERNKLAAAKCRNRRRELTDTLQTETDQLEDEKTRLQKEITDLQKEKEKLELVLEAHRPICKVQDSDSDSDTSTGFLSLSGIKIEPADSELPKSSGEHKSHAKQEKPKPKITIPPAPSTCTASAVNLESESLHTPILISTPSLTPFTASLVFTYPTSSLEASAGALSQTISHSSATTSHHGTSHPARNPEPCGIAHRRSSSSGDQSDQSLNSPTILTL, encoded by the exons ATGTATCCAAACTACCGCGGTCTTGGTAGAGGGACCAACCAGAACTTCTCCGGTAGCAGTTCTGGATCCAGCTCTGCTAACGTTACTCTCACCACCAGCACCAACACCACTCAGCTCCAAGAG CCGAAGTATTCAGTGGCAGGATCCAGCCAGTTTGTGCCCAGTCTCAATGCTATTACTTCAAACCAAGACCTGCAATGGTTAGTCCAGCCTTCACTTCTACCTACACCAGGCCCATCCAGGCCAATTCGTCACCCTTACCCTCTGCCACCAAGAATCGGATCCATGAACCCGCACCCAACCCAGCCACACCTACTGAGACCAGGGGTCATCAGAGCCATACCAGGCCCTGGAACCTCTACGAGACGAAGAAACGATGAACAT TTGTCCCCAGAGGAACTCGAACGAAGAAGGATTAGAAGGGAACGAAACAAACTTGCTGCTGCCAAGTGTCGGAATCGCCGCCGCGAACTGACTGACACGCTTCAAACC GAGACAGACCAGTTGGAAGATGAAAAGACCCGTCTGCAGAAGGAAATTACTGATCtgcagaaggagaaagagaagctggaaCTGGTTCTTGAGGCTCACCGACCCATCTGCAAAGTCCAAGACTCTGATTCAGACTCCGACACAAGCACTGGTTTTCTTTCGCTGAGTGGAATCAAAATTGAGCCTGCGGATTCGGAGCTACCCAAATCCTCTGGGGAACACAAGAGCCATGCCAAGCAGGAAAAACCGAAGCCTAAAATAACCATTCCACCTGCACCGTCAACCTGCACTGCCAGTGCCGTAAATCTGGAGTCTGAATCTCTCCACACTCCCATCCTCATCTCCACCCCATCTCTGACCCCGTTCACAGCCAGCCTGGTCTTCACCTATCCCACTTCCTCGCTTGAAGCAAGTGCCGGTGCATTGTCTCAAACAATCAGCCATTCTTCAGCCACCACATCTCATCATGGTACATCCCATCCTGCCCGAAACCCAGAGCCATGTGGTATCGCACATcgccgcagcagcagcagtggagaCCAGTCAGATCAATCTCTTAACTCACCAACCATCCTGACCCTTTAA